The segment CCGATCCGTACTCCGGCCTCGGTTCGCAATATGGGTACTATAGCGACACAGAAACCGGCCTGCAACTGCTCGGCTACCGGTACTACGATCCGGCAGAGGGCCGGTTTGTAAACCGTGACCCCATCGGCATGGCCGGAGGGGTGAACGTGTATGGGTATGTGGCGAATGATGCCGGGAATTTGGCGGATCCGGATGGGACGGTTGCCGCCGTCAGGCACGGTCCACCGATACCCCGGGCCGGCGTTATGCCGGTGTGCCCGGCCTGCTGGCAGAAAGGCGTAGGTGCAAAGCGGCACCGACCGGAGGCGTGTCCGGCTGACGGATCGCAAGGCGGCGGCGGGGA is part of the Armatimonadota bacterium genome and harbors:
- a CDS encoding RHS repeat-associated core domain-containing protein, which gives rise to MRGACSGKSFDAFGSRSISGTATDPYSGLGSQYGYYSDTETGLQLLGYRYYDPAEGRFVNRDPIGMAGGVNVYGYVANDAGNLADPDGTVAAVRHGPPIPRAGVMPVCPACWQKGVGAKRHRPEACPADGSQGGGGDETTDPDAGKQWPVRSSGGGGGDVGGDEGPDYDVYDPPPPAYSPAGNPNEFSPNWDGDNQMIDEVGRNHLPLDSESGDGEGAEGCGD